The Haloarchaeobius amylolyticus genome window below encodes:
- a CDS encoding Sjogren's syndrome/scleroderma autoantigen 1 family protein, which translates to MSEFDKEAEREKLREKFAKDEEDRKSTQRMSELLLQGATMTNQHCDTCGDPIFRYQGQEFCPSCQNAAQEAQRQQAQQQQAQQQAQQQQAADQQAQRAGQAQDAQQANVSEADGETVADPATADQSSAQQPVATGATPGRQAGSVGAGAGATGAEPRQVDRSAAGASLAGEFGEAEASIAETIRYFSDAAANTDDPARARECLAAVKEAAEALSTLRR; encoded by the coding sequence ATGAGCGAGTTCGACAAGGAGGCAGAGCGAGAGAAGTTGCGCGAGAAGTTCGCCAAGGACGAGGAGGACCGCAAGTCGACACAGCGGATGAGCGAACTCCTCCTGCAGGGTGCGACGATGACGAACCAGCACTGCGACACCTGCGGCGACCCCATCTTCCGCTACCAGGGCCAGGAGTTCTGCCCGAGCTGCCAGAACGCGGCCCAGGAGGCCCAGCGCCAGCAGGCCCAGCAACAGCAGGCACAGCAGCAAGCACAGCAACAGCAGGCCGCAGACCAGCAGGCCCAGCGTGCAGGGCAGGCACAGGACGCACAGCAAGCAAACGTCTCCGAGGCCGACGGTGAGACGGTAGCCGACCCTGCGACCGCCGACCAGTCGAGCGCGCAGCAGCCGGTCGCGACCGGCGCCACCCCCGGCCGGCAGGCCGGTTCGGTCGGTGCCGGTGCCGGGGCGACAGGCGCCGAGCCCCGGCAGGTCGACCGCTCCGCCGCGGGTGCCTCCCTCGCCGGCGAGTTCGGCGAGGCCGAGGCCAGCATCGCCGAGACCATCCGCTACTTCAGCGACGCCGCCGCGAACACGGACGACCCCGCCCGCGCCCGCGAGTGCCTCGCCGCGGTGAAGGAGGCCGCCGAGGCGCTCAGTACCCTCCGCCGGTAA
- the mdh gene encoding malate dehydrogenase: MAKVSVVGAAGTVGAAAGYNLALRDVVDELVFVDIPDKEDETVGQAADANHGIAYDSNTTVRQGTYADTAGSDVVVITAGIPRQPGQTRIDLAGDNAPIMEDIGSSLAEHNDDFITVTTSNPVDLLNRHLYEAGDRDRNKVIGFGGRLDSARFRYVLSERFDTQVQNVEATILGEHGDAQVPVFSKVRVDGRDPEFSDDEKEEILGDLKESAMNVIERKGATEWGPATGVAHMVEAILRDTGEVLPASVKLQGEFGHDDVGLGVPVKLGSDGVEEIVEWDLSQLERDQLGEAAEKLSDQYEKIS; this comes from the coding sequence ATGGCGAAAGTTAGCGTAGTCGGCGCGGCCGGCACCGTCGGGGCCGCCGCAGGCTACAACCTCGCGCTTCGTGACGTGGTCGACGAACTCGTCTTCGTGGACATCCCGGACAAGGAGGACGAGACGGTGGGCCAGGCCGCGGACGCCAACCACGGCATCGCGTACGACTCCAACACGACCGTCCGCCAGGGCACCTACGCGGACACGGCGGGCTCGGACGTCGTCGTCATCACGGCCGGCATCCCGCGCCAGCCCGGCCAGACCCGCATCGACCTCGCGGGCGACAACGCGCCCATCATGGAGGACATCGGCTCCTCGCTCGCCGAGCACAACGACGACTTCATCACGGTGACGACCTCGAACCCGGTCGACCTGCTCAACCGCCACCTCTACGAGGCCGGCGACCGCGACCGGAACAAGGTCATCGGCTTCGGTGGCCGACTCGACTCCGCGCGCTTCCGCTACGTGCTCTCCGAGCGCTTCGACACGCAGGTCCAGAACGTCGAGGCGACCATCCTGGGCGAGCACGGCGACGCGCAGGTCCCGGTCTTCTCGAAGGTCCGCGTCGACGGCCGCGACCCCGAGTTCTCCGACGACGAGAAGGAGGAGATCCTCGGCGACCTGAAGGAGTCCGCGATGAACGTCATCGAGCGCAAGGGCGCGACCGAGTGGGGCCCGGCGACGGGCGTCGCCCACATGGTCGAGGCCATCCTGCGCGACACCGGCGAGGTCCTGCCGGCGTCGGTCAAGCTACAGGGCGAGTTCGGGCACGACGACGTCGGCCTGGGCGTCCCGGTCAAGCTCGGCAGCGACGGTGTCGAGGAGATCGTCGAGTGGGACCTCTCCCAGCTGGAGCGTGACCAGCTCGGTGAGGCCGCCGAGAAGCTCTCCGACCAGTACGAGAAGATCTCGTAA
- a CDS encoding Brp/Blh family beta-carotene 15,15'-dioxygenase encodes MAVAVPQPVRRTVDRLLRPEWLLLGLAAVPFALGLSVPPWAEYLPLLVSVLVLGLPHGAVDHLVLARLGTGISVRRSVVAVSALYAVLGGLYLLAWFVAPVAAFTFFILLTWAHWGQGDLYCLHVLSEGAYPTTPLHRLLTVAVRGALPMLVPLVAFPDAYQRVVAITVELFGTDASSVAWAFSADARLGVAVGFAAIVVASLVLGARSPDTTTWKRDGVEIALLTGFFALVPPILAIGLYFCLWHSLRHVVRVVGLDETAVASLARDDLVGAFRRFARDALPTTAAAIAIMAGIAIAVPRTPAGLDGALAVYLVLLAVLTLPHVVVVSVLDRQQGVW; translated from the coding sequence ATGGCTGTAGCGGTCCCCCAGCCGGTCAGACGGACGGTCGACCGGCTCCTGCGCCCGGAGTGGCTCCTGCTCGGGCTCGCGGCCGTCCCGTTCGCGCTCGGGCTCTCGGTCCCGCCGTGGGCCGAGTACCTCCCGCTGCTGGTGAGCGTCCTCGTCCTCGGCCTCCCACACGGTGCGGTCGACCACCTCGTGCTGGCGCGGCTGGGTACCGGAATCTCGGTCCGCCGGTCCGTCGTCGCCGTCTCCGCCCTCTACGCCGTCCTCGGCGGTCTCTACCTGCTCGCCTGGTTCGTCGCGCCGGTCGCCGCGTTCACGTTCTTCATCCTCCTGACGTGGGCCCACTGGGGGCAGGGCGACCTCTACTGCCTGCACGTTCTCTCGGAGGGCGCGTACCCGACCACGCCGCTCCACCGCCTCCTGACGGTCGCGGTCCGCGGGGCGCTCCCGATGCTCGTCCCGCTGGTCGCCTTCCCGGACGCCTACCAGCGCGTCGTCGCCATCACGGTCGAACTGTTCGGGACCGACGCCAGTAGCGTCGCGTGGGCGTTCTCGGCCGACGCCAGGCTCGGGGTCGCCGTCGGCTTCGCCGCCATCGTCGTCGCCTCGCTCGTACTCGGCGCGCGCTCGCCCGACACCACCACCTGGAAGCGAGACGGCGTCGAGATCGCGCTCCTCACCGGCTTCTTCGCGCTCGTGCCACCCATCCTCGCCATCGGGCTGTACTTCTGTCTCTGGCACTCGCTGCGCCACGTCGTCCGGGTCGTCGGCCTCGACGAGACCGCGGTCGCCTCGCTCGCCCGGGACGACCTCGTCGGCGCGTTCCGTCGCTTCGCCCGCGACGCGCTCCCGACGACCGCGGCCGCCATCGCCATCATGGCCGGTATCGCCATCGCGGTCCCGCGGACCCCCGCCGGCCTCGACGGGGCCCTCGCGGTCTACCTCGTCCTCCTGGCCGTGCTCACGCTGCCCCACGTCGTCGTCGTCTCGGTGCTCGACCGGCAGCAGGGCGTCTGGTGA
- a CDS encoding lycopene cyclase domain-containing protein, translating to MTTTLTYAAFLLLFVVAPIFGLSVASWRRGLPLPREGLVPTVLMVVVALAYTTPWDNYLIGQGVWWYGQGAVVLTIGLAPLEEYLFMAFQPVLAALWFYTLRWPPVHPEEPLPRRARLVGTVGWLVLAALGAAALTVPSTYYLGAILAWAAPVLALQWAVGGHYLWAARRDLAPVVAFPVAYLWAVDWYAIRLGIWTISPDHTTGLGLFGLPVEEMLFFLVTTLLVVQGIVLYHWVVDRWL from the coding sequence ATGACGACCACCCTGACCTACGCGGCCTTCCTGCTGCTGTTCGTAGTGGCACCTATCTTCGGCCTCTCGGTCGCGTCGTGGCGGCGGGGACTGCCCCTCCCCCGCGAGGGGCTGGTCCCCACCGTCCTCATGGTGGTCGTCGCACTCGCATACACGACACCGTGGGACAACTACCTCATCGGGCAGGGCGTCTGGTGGTACGGCCAGGGCGCGGTCGTGCTCACCATCGGCCTCGCCCCGCTCGAGGAGTACCTGTTCATGGCCTTCCAGCCGGTCCTCGCCGCCCTGTGGTTCTACACCCTCCGCTGGCCGCCGGTCCACCCCGAGGAACCGCTGCCGCGACGGGCACGCCTCGTGGGGACCGTCGGCTGGCTGGTCCTCGCCGCACTCGGCGCGGCCGCCCTGACCGTCCCGTCGACGTACTACCTCGGCGCCATCCTCGCGTGGGCCGCCCCCGTCCTGGCCCTGCAGTGGGCCGTCGGCGGGCACTACCTCTGGGCGGCGCGGCGCGACCTCGCGCCGGTCGTCGCCTTCCCCGTGGCGTACCTCTGGGCGGTCGACTGGTACGCCATCCGGCTCGGCATCTGGACCATCTCGCCCGACCACACGACCGGGCTCGGCCTCTTCGGCCTGCCTGTCGAGGAGATGCTGTTCTTCCTCGTCACGACCCTGCTCGTCGTCCAGGGCATCGTCCTCTATCACTGGGTGGTCGACCGATGGCTGTAG
- a CDS encoding bacteriorhodopsin produces the protein MAVPESESLWLWLGTAGMTLGTLAFVAMGWNEQDEQKQTYYIVTIFIAAIAATSYFSMASGFGVINIPNHEEPIYWARYADWLFTTPLLLLDLALLAGASRNTIFTLVGLDAAMIVTGLGGALATEGMAYRLAWWGISCGFFLVLLYFLVGKLSAAAAEQSGDVAQLFGTLRNLTLVLWTAYPIVWLIGTEGLGLVGIYPETAIFMVLDLSAKVGFGFLLLRSHTVLDQVTTGAVAAGD, from the coding sequence ATGGCAGTACCAGAAAGCGAGTCGCTCTGGCTGTGGCTCGGCACAGCCGGTATGACTCTTGGCACCCTCGCGTTCGTCGCGATGGGATGGAACGAACAGGACGAACAGAAACAGACCTACTACATCGTGACGATATTCATCGCGGCCATCGCCGCGACGTCGTACTTCTCGATGGCATCCGGGTTCGGGGTCATCAATATCCCCAATCACGAGGAACCCATCTACTGGGCACGGTACGCTGACTGGCTGTTCACCACACCGTTGCTGTTGCTCGACCTCGCGCTGCTCGCTGGCGCGAGCCGGAACACGATCTTCACGCTCGTCGGCCTCGACGCGGCGATGATCGTCACCGGACTGGGCGGCGCACTGGCGACCGAAGGGATGGCCTACCGGCTCGCCTGGTGGGGCATCAGCTGTGGGTTCTTCCTCGTCCTCCTGTACTTCCTCGTCGGGAAGCTCTCGGCCGCCGCGGCCGAACAGTCGGGAGACGTGGCCCAGCTCTTCGGGACATTACGGAACCTGACCCTGGTGCTCTGGACGGCGTATCCGATCGTCTGGCTCATCGGGACCGAGGGCCTCGGGCTCGTCGGTATCTATCCGGAGACGGCCATCTTCATGGTGCTCGACCTGAGCGCCAAGGTCGGCTTCGGCTTCCTGCTGCTGCGCAGCCACACCGTCCTCGACCAGGTCACGACCGGTGCAGTCGCGGCAGGCGACTGA